The following nucleotide sequence is from Solea senegalensis isolate Sse05_10M linkage group LG19, IFAPA_SoseM_1, whole genome shotgun sequence.
GCCCAACCCAGAAACATCTCCCTCTGAGCAGGTTCACAGTGCGTTCTATGCCCTGATGTCCCATGTGGTTGTGTACACTCCCTAAGACTTGGTCTCTTAGACAAACAGGTACGAGTAACTGCCACACTTCACCATGACGTGGATCTTTAACAACTCTGTACAGcaatttttccttttcctgtacACGACTCCACTGTTTCAACAGTCTTTTCACAGAGCTAGATAGAGCTGCTCGCTCCCTAGCATTAGGCTTCCTCCCTTGATCCCAAAATGTCCTGAACTCTTTCAAGGTGGTGTCACTAGCCTGAAAACCTATCAGCTCCTCTTTGGTAAAACCTGGAAGTGTGGGTGTGTTGCCTTGTCTCATGCTTACCTCACCTGAACTTGACTCCATAGCACGGATCTGTCTCACCTTATAACACTCAAGACTTTTGGTGACAAGGTCAGAATCCAGAACGGTCCCTCTCTCAATCAGGTTACACACGGCAATGCAACCATCAAAATCTGAATCAGGATCAGTTTCAGGCTCCCCTGCAAACTCCTGCCTAGAGAGGGCATCTGCGGCAGCATTGCTACTACCAGGACGGTACTTCActtcaaaatcaaaaacagacagttGAGCTACCCACCTCTGCTCGATAGCACCTAACTTGGCTGTTTTGAGGTGGCAGAGTGGATTGTTATCAGTCAGGACAACAAATTTTGCACCCAGCAAGTAACCTCTAAACTTTTCAGCAATTGCCCATTTCAAAGCGAGCAATTCCAACTTCATGCTACTGTAATTCCTGTCGTTTTTCTCAGCCTGACGTAACCGGCGACTTGCGTAGGCTATGACGCGCTTGGCGTTACCCTGCTGCTGATACAATACAGCACCTAATCCGTGCTGACTGGCGTCTGTCTCAACTATGAAGGGCTGTGTGAAATCAGCAAAACCCAAAATGGGAGCAGAGGTAAGTTTTCCTTTTAACTGTTCAAAAGATGACTCACACTCATGTGTCCACATAGCACCAAACTGGTTACctgctttttttgttctcttttcacCTGAACATTTGTTGACTAAGTCGTGTAATGGTCCAGCAATTTGTGAAAAACCTTGAATGAATCTCCTATAATAACTACAGAAACCTAAAAAAGACTGCAACTCTTTCACCGTGGTTGGGACCTTCCAGTTGTTAACAGCGGAGACCTTGGACGGATCAGTCCCCACACCTTCCGCTGACACCTGGTGACCCAGAAACTTTACTGACTGCTGTAGGAAAGCACACTTTTGCAACTTCACCTTAAGGCCTGTCTCTGCCAGTCTTTTCAGCACGGTTTCCAGTCTCTCCAAATGTTGCTCGAATGTCTCTGAAAAAACCAAGATATCATCTAGGTAGACCAGGAGTATCTGAAAAATTAGATCACTCATAGTGACTTGCATGAGTCTTTGAAATGTCGCTGGCCCATTACAAACACCAAAAGGCATTCTCACATATTCATATAGGCCAAACGGTGTAGTGAAAGCTGTCTTACCCATGTCTCTCTCATGCATGGCCACTTGATGATACCCACTCGCTAAATCTATAGTTGAGAAGAATTTCGCCCCCCTCAATGCGTCAAAACTCTCATCAATCCTCGGTAGCGGGAATGCATCACGTCTTGTCTTGGAGTTAAGCTTTCTGTAGTCGACACATAGTCTTAGACTACCATCTACCTTCCTCACAAGTACTATCGGTGAAGCATAGGCACTTGAGCTTTCTCTGATAACTCCTTTCCTTAACAGCTTGCCTATGTGTTCCCTGACTTCACTGTACTGTGTGGGTGGGATTCGTCTGTATGGCTGTGTCACAGGTATGTCGTCTGTGAGATTGATCTCATGTTTCACTTTGTCAGTGTGGCCTAGATCTGCATCCTCCGTTGCgaacacaaaataatatttctcCAGCAGCAAAGCCAGTTGTGCCCGCTCTTCTGTGCTGCCACTGAAATCAAGTTGGTCGAGGATGGACTGTACATCTGTGGATGTTTTGGGATGTTCGTCTATACTCACTTGTTCAGTATCTGCTGAGATTCTGTGGAACTGTATCTCACAAAGTTCATCACTTTTTACACTGTCTACATGAGTCAAAACCCCGAGCCTGATCCTTGGCTTCAGCCAGATATCTTCATCAGACATGTTCATGACTTGTACGGGAAACATATGACTCTCAGATGAAACTAGGGTAGGCACAACAACCAAACCACCAGGCAAGGGTACACTCCCAGGCTCCAACAACATTAAAGGGCCATGTACACTCACAGTCCTAAGTCCCCTTGCCATGACTGTGGTGGCAGATAAAGCAGGAACATGGACCATCTCCCTACTCGCCACTCTTGCAAAGGAGAGTCTGTCTGTTACAGTTACTGCATGAAGATTATTGAAAGCCTCTCTCCAGTTCGAGTCAAGTTTTTTCTGTAGTGTGGTGTCAAACTCAGTGTGTACGAGCTCTCGACATTTTTTGACAACGTTCATCCCTATGAGTCCTGGAACAGAGGAAGAGTGTGCAGAATCCTTAACTATCAGGAAGCCTCGCTCTGGAATAGTCAGACCCATCACTTCGACCTCAAGTTCTACATAGCCCATATAAGGTATGTCTAATCCATTTGCTGCAGTGATCTTTAACCACTCAAATGCAGGATGAATGTCTTCACTTTTATCTGACAAGTGTTCCATGAAAAAACTCTCAGAAATTGTGCTGACCTGGCTACCAGTGTCAAGTAGACATGATACTGAGACTCCCTGAAGTTTCAGTTCAACAGTTTTGCATTCCCCGACTGCACGCTCTAAGATCCTACTTCTGTCTAGTGTTACTACTGGTGAGCCAGTAGACCCCCCTCGAATCGCCTGGCTCATGGCAACCGAGGGTGAAAGTTTTCCTGCACTACGTAAGGACCAGGTGTTGTTTCATCGTGGCCTCTTTTGGCCTGCAGGCACTTTTTCGCAATGTGGCCCACGCCTCTACACTTGAAACAGATAGGCTGACCGTCTGGTGTGAACCGCGGTTGCACGCGTGGTTGTGGTCTAGCTCGTGGCTTGGGCTCGTGGAAAGCCATTTCAGTGGTACGTCTACTCAGCTCAGTTACAGCACTTGCTAGGTCAGCAAGTGTTTTGCCTAACTCTACCAACTGTTTTCCCTGTTGAGCTACTGCTCTTTGAACATCACCTAACGCAGTAGATTGGCCAGTGTTTGTCTCAGTAGCAGAGAACTGGGATTCTGAAAATTCGGAAACTTCCGACTTAACCTGGCTGCTTTTAACAACTCTGGGACGATGGGGCCTGCTCTCCTCCATTTCCCACAGGAGAGCTTCGCGCCTCACATCCAAAAGGCTACAGTCTGGTTGGTCCCTGACCATCTTTCTGAGTTCACGTCGGAGAGCTGAATCTCTTAAACCCTCTATGAACTGATCCCGCAGAACAAATTTCTCATTAGGTATCACATTTGCTGACTGCTTCACTGCAGAGCTCAAGATCTGGGATAGTGCATGGGAGTAGTCTCGGAGGTCTTCTCCCTCTGCTTGTTTACGGTTGTAAAAGGTCTGCAAAAGCTGTGTAATGCTGCGTTTTTCCCCAAATGCATTCCTTAAAAAGGAGTATAAATCACTGGGCCCCACTGACTGACCCCCCATGCATAGTCGAACCTCCTCCAATGCAGGACCACGCAACAGAGATAGTATGTAGTCACACTGCCCCTCTGTTGTATGCTCTCTGGATCTTAAAACCCTTTCAACCTCTTCAATAAACTCTTCCACAGACCTCCCATCCGTACCACCCTCCCCACTAAATGCTTGAATCTGGCGTTCTCTTGGAACATAGATGTATGAACGGGTGGGTGCACTGTTATCATTTGCCCTCTGAGCCTCCATCTCGTCATTTAACTTGACCAGTTCATCTCGCAATTTAGTGAGCTCTCGCATGCGAATCTGCATTTCTGTTGTAGCATCTGTGCTTGTACCCTCTGCCTCCTCGGATGCCTGGCTGAACCGGTCATCCCCATGAAATGAAACAACCTCATCTTCAGAATCACTAGACATGATGAAACATTAGCTTTTACTCAGTCCAGTCTGAAGTGAATTTTAAGTCCAACACTAAAATCAAGGATACAGTGAAAACAGTCTTAAACGTGGGACACTGCTGAGTCCTGCTCTTAGCAGCTGGATGAAGTGCTGAGCAGAGCTGATGTCGCAGTGAGATCCTCAACGCAGATCTGGATGAGCCGTGTTGATCAGGAAACAGTTGCACCACTTGGAGTCCCTCAATTCGTCTCTCACTGGTCACCACTTCCACTACAGGCTGGCCTCTCCGACATGTCCACCCACAGGCTTCTCCTGCAATCCTCACCACTGCCGTACTttctcaaataaaataaaaaaattaagctACAACTGccaattgcaaaaaaaaaaatgttttggctaCAACCCCACTCCTGGTACCAAATTGTGTTGCCCGTGGGAatttagtacacacacacaggacacaataaCTGGGGTTTTATAGCTTTACTCCATGCAATAGGACAGTCGTCCAAACCAATAAcccatagaaaataaaatacaaaaaaaagtctcaaagtACGGCAGTGGCCGAGGAACTAATCACACATAACAAAATACAAGGTCAGTAAGCTAACAattcaacaaacacaattttgcaTGTACACAGACACTTACACTTCAACACTCGTCTTCACCACGTGTTTGAGCTTTCTTTACTCAGCACCGAAGTTAGCTGGTAATTGTGGTTGTCGCATACTGTAGTGTTCACAACCGTCCGAATGAAACAAGTGTCCGTTACCCACTTGTACGATCTCCGGCACGCattcacagagggaaaaaaaacccacaacaaccCAGAATGCACTTCGCGGCAAAACCCTAACTGGGCTCAATGCTGCCACCCTGTGACCAataagtgtctgtgtgcatttctgtgtaCATGGAGTAAAgagaacacaataaacaaagaacacataaaaacaagaacttCTGGGGTTATTTACCACCCGgctacatctagattagattactgtaactccttattatcaggatgttccaacacatctgttagaacccttcagttcattcaaaatgctgcagcacaaacagaTATATAACtaagaccatataactccagaagcttaaatactaaaaaaagaatatgacaCCATGTCCTTTAAGGTAACATGAAAGCGCATATTCCTTGATGACATCAGAGGTTACAGATGCTAAGAGGCAGAAGAGTAACTTTGAACTGTTATTAAGAACTTAGAATTGTGGAGGGAAGTATTACACTTCTCAGGATATAGCCTGCCAAAAATTATTAGAAGTAGAAACAACAAATGTTAGGTAAACTATTCTAgggacagaataataataatttgacaaGCAGGTCTGAACTGTGATAAATTATTAGAAGAAAACTATTAGAAGGATTCTGCCCTCTCAGTTACTCTGAAACTCAGTATTCAATTGTTCAAGAATCAAATTTTGATCACAATGAGGGAAATCGTACACCTGCAGGCAGGCCAGTGTGGCAACCAAATTGGAGCCAAGTTCTGGGAGGTGATAAGTGACGAACATGGCATTGACCCCTCTGGGACGTACCATGGGGACAACGACCTGCAACTTGAGCGAATAAATGTGTACTTTAACGAGGCAGCAGGTGGGAAGTATGTTCCGCGTGCAGTGCTTTTTGACTTGGAGCCAGGGACGATGGACTCTGTGAGGTCTGGTCCATTTGGCCAGATCTTTAGACCAGACAGTTTCGTCTTTGGGCAGACTGGAGCAGGTAACAACTGGGCTAGAGGTCACTACACAGAGGGAGCTGAGCTAGTGGACTCTGTCTTGGATGTGGTGAGGAAGGAGTCAGAGAACTGCGACTGCCTCCAGGGCTTCCAGCTCACACACTCGCTGGGCGGAGGCACCGGCTCTGGCATGGGCACATTGCTCATCAGCAAAATCCGAGAGGAGTATCCAGATCGCATCATGAACACTTTCAGTGTGGTTCCTTCACCCAAGGTCTCAGACACAGTAGTGGAGCCTTACAATGCCACCCTGTCTGTCCACCAACTGGTCGAGAACACAGATGAGACCTTCTGCATTGATAATGAGGCCCTGTATGACATCTGCTTCCGCACACTCAAACTCACCACACCCTGCTACAGTGACCTCAATCATCTTGTCTCAAGCACCATGAGTGGTGTGACCACCTGTCTGCGCTTCCCTGGACAGCTCAATGCTGATCTGAGGAAACTGGCCGTTAACATGGTTCCCTTCCCCAGACTGCACTTCTTCATGCCAGGCTTTGCCCCCCTGACCAGTCGAGGCAGCCAGCAGTACAGAGCATTGACAGTGCCTGAACTCACTCAGCAGATGTTCGATGCCAAGAATATGATGGCTGCTTGTGACCCACGTCATGGGCGCTACCTCACAGTAGCAGCCATCTTCAGAGGCCGTCTTTCCATGAAGGAGGTGGACGAACAGATGTTGAACGTGCAGAACAAGAACAGCAGCTACTTTGTGGAGTGGATCCCCAACAACGTTAAGACGGCGGTCTGTGACATCCCTCCCCGTggcctcaaaatgtccgccaCCTTCATTGGCAACAGCACAGCCATTCAAGAACTGTTCAGACGCATCTCAGAGCAGTTCACCGCCATGTTCCGCCGCAAGGCCTTCCTCCACTGGTACACAGGCGAGGGTATGGATGAGATGGAGTTCACTGAGGCTGAGAGCAACATGAACGACCTGATTTCTGAGTACCAGCAGTACCAGGACGCCACCGCTGAGGAAGAGGGCGAGTTTGATGAGGAAGGGGAAGAGGATATGGATTAAAACCCTATCGCGACCCGTTCTTACAATGCAAGAGTGAATGATAAGTTATACAATTAATACCACAGAGAAGGATCATGAATGTTGAGAagaaggacatgaggacagtgggTGTAACACAAGAAGACATAAGGGATAGCGCAAGATGggggcagatgatctgctggaGCAACCCCTAAAGGGAGTGGCTGaaagaataattaaaattattttactgATACATCATAATGCAAAGTTAGATAATATATTCAAAGCTGTCGTGCGTAACCTTTAAATACaaatctgttacattcaaaccataaacacaggttcacacaatgctgatttagTCTATTAGTTCCACACATCTCAATGTGTTTCTTAATATaacagtgttttgattttgtgggCAACATTCCAGCGCTGcacaaataaagatgaatttTATGTTATAATCAGTGAAGTAATGATGAATTACACAGCATAATTAAACAAAAGTGTTTCCTGTACTTTCATTAGTTTTTATCAATGCAAATGTGAACGGTGCGTCAACTGGAATTATTATTCCAGTTGACGCAccgtgtatatatttatacactgtATTTgtgaaaaccaggaaaagtaacaaaaatgtgtgtgcttTTAGCAGCATTCACAAATTAACACTTGGGTATCATCTTAGCAAATAAAACCACTTAAACAAAACGTCTCATGATTTCTTAATTGAAGGGCACACATTTGCTCAGTAAAAGGTCTATCAGTCTAGCAACTGTCATATCAAACTGTTCTCTTTAAactagatagatggatggatggattggatGGACTATGGATTGATGTTGGATGGATCCTGTCAAGAAAGTTGAGCTCAGTCACCATTTGATTGAGTTGAAGGAAATTTAATTACTTTTAAGTGGCTGAAGAAGTATAGTACAAAAAACATTAGAGTATAGCAAATGTAGACCCAACCCTGAAagcttaaaggtgacatagaatgcttgtatcacacatatatgttagttatggaggtctacttacatatattaagttgttttcatggtcacatatatgttagttatggaggtctacttacatatattaacttgttttcatggtcacatatatgttagttatggaggtctacttacatatattaacttgttttcatggtcacatatatatgttagttatgaggtctacttacatatattaacttgttttcatggtcacatatatgttagttatggaggtctacttacatatattaacttgttttcatggtcacatatattttagttatggaggtctacttacatatattaacttgttttcatgattaaaaacctcctaatcgctgcaaacgagccgatcaaaatatctcctcactgacgctgatgacgacatcaacttaaggaagtgccgatccgcttcgcagagcccaggaaaacaatacaacactattttctcagcagtggctgaactgttgttctgaaactttagggtttcataaacgaggtaatgacgcagatacacacacaaacgcagcgttaattggagcttcctgtctatgtgggctttaatgtaaatgaaacaatgtTTGTAAAGGTGTGCTCTCTCTGTTGTCAGTAGGTGGCACAATGACTGACTTTGCAGGTTATCAATGAGGACTGATTGGCCTTAAAAAGAGGATATACTGTTGGCCACTACCATGGTCGCCAAAGTAACCCgcatacagatcaaaggaaggtgaGGGTGGCGTATGTCTGGGCAGAAGCCTGTTGTATGACTGGTGGGaatacaaaatatgaaattgTTCTCTTTTTCTATAATACCTGCAAGATTCATTGGAACACCCTAAAACGTGGGCAGATTGCAACATGACAAGGCTCTTAAAAGTGCTCCAGTCAGTGCTTGGACCCTGAAAAAGACCTAAAGAAGGCTGTAAGCAAGATCGCAGAGAACAAAATGGTGGCACTAAATATGAAAggtgttctttcttctttagGATTTTTTAGTTGTTGGAATTTGGAATGTTGCATACCTGCAGCAGTGGAAAGTGTGGGTGACACACTCTTTCGCTGATCTAAAAGTGGCTTGGTGAGAAGACTGGTCCtcacaataatacaataatgacACACTAtaaatttttcaaaaatatttgttattttaaaactgcatataTGTTTCTACATGTGTTCTAacaaagtgattgagaaattattatactgtataattatTACTGCATTGCTACAACacaactacagtggcctttgacCTTTGCACTGTAACATACATCAATGGAAAGAATCTTCATTGTAATCAACTACATCTACTTCAGATAAAAGGCACTGTCTTAACTTCAAAGGAATGTAACATCATGTCCTTCAAGGTAACACAGATGCTATGAAACGCCAACATCAAATTATTGGAACAGTTAAGAAAACCTGTCTACTTTTCAgtgtgaaaactgtgaaaagTTGGGCTTTCTAGGCGCGAGACTGTCAAATTTTGATCACAATGAGGGAAATCGTACACCTGCAGGCAGGCCAGTGTGGCAACCAAATTGGAGCCAAGTTCTGGGAGGTGATAAGTGACGAACATGGCATTGACCCCTCTGGGACATACCACGGGGACAACGACCTGCAACTTGAGCGAATAAATGTGTACTTTAACGAGGCAGCAGGTGGGAAGTATGTTCCTCGTGCAGTGCTTTTTGACTTGGAGCCAGGGACGATGGACTCTGTGAGGTCTGGTCCATTTGGCCAGATCTTTAGACCAGACAGTTTCGTCTTTGGGCAGACTGGAGCAGGTAACAACTGGGCTAGAGGTCACTACACAGAGGGAGCTGAGCTGGTGGACTCTGTCTTGGATGTGGTGAGGAAGGAGTCAGAGAACTGCGACTGCCTCCAGGGCTTCCAGCTCACACACTCGCTGGGCGGAGGCACCGGCTCTGGCATGGGCACATTGCTCATCAGCAAAATCCGAGAGGAGTATCCAGATCGCATCATGAACACTTTCAGTGTGGTTCCTTCACCCAAGGTCTCAGACACAGTAGTGGAGCCTTACAATGCCACCCTGTCTGTCCACCAACTGGTCGAGAACACAGATGAGACCTTCTGCATTGATAATGAGGCCCTGTATGACATCTGCTTCCGCACACTCAAACTCACCACACCCTGCTACAGTGACCTCAATCATCTTGTCTCAAGCACCATGAGTGGTGTGACCACCTGTCTGCGCTTCCCTGGACAGCTCAATGCTGATCTGAGGAAACTGGCCGTTAACATGGTTCCCTTCCCCAGACTGCACTTCTTCATGCCAGGCTTTGCCCCCCTGACCAGTCGGGGCAGCCAGCAGTACAGAGCATTGACAGTGCCTGAACTCACTCAGCAGATGTTCGATGCCAAGAATATGATGGCTGCTTGTGACCCACGTCATGGGCGCTACCTCACAGTAGCAGCCATCTTCAGAGGCCGTCTTTCCATGAAGGAGGTGGACGAACAGATGTTGAACGTGCAGAACAAGAACAGCAGCTACTTTGTGGAGTGGATCCCCAACAACGTTAAGACGGCGGTCTGTGACATCCCTCCCCGTggcctcaaaatgtccgccaCCTTCATTGGCAACAGCACAGCCATTCAAGAACTGTTCAGACGCATCTCAGAGCAGTTCACCGCCATGTTCCGCCGCAAGGCCTTCCTCCACTGGTACACAGGCGAGGGTATGGATGAGATGGAGTTCACTGAGGCTGAGAGCAACATGAACGACCTGATTTCTGAGTACCAGCAGTACCAGGACGCCACTGCTGAGGAAGAGGGCGAGTTTGATGAGGAAGGTGAAGAAGAGATGGATTAAACTCCTATCACAACCCGTTCTTACAATGCAAGAGTGAATGATtagtgattttaaataaaacattttgacaattaAAATTCAATGGCCCAAAACTTCCGCTTAAAGTTGTTAAAGGATAATGTTATCAAATTAAGAAATTATGTTTCAGTTTGCAACATTGCAGATGCCAACAGCAGTGAAACAAGAAAGAGGTCCTGCCATGATACTACCCACTTACAAGGCTACACTTTGATGATGAAACAATATTGAAAgaatataaattattttattgttgcatttcAATGAACTAAAACTACATtaatgtggaggacaaagcaaaTTAATTAGAAAAATATAGATAAAGTTGTAGTGCCTAACTTATACATACAATATACCTGAAAACTACAGTAAACAAAGGTCTTCTACATTCAAACTTCACACAACACTGATTTAGCCAATTAGTTCAAAacaactctctgtgtttctcattttggtgtgttttgtgtgtggtgacattcctgcactgGACAAACAGATGAATTTTAGGTCACAACTGATGGAGGGAAACGTAATGCTATTAATGTTTTggtgacagaagttacacactggagcgtTCATGATCCATAATTCCATAAACATATAGTATTTACTGCCGTTATCTTTTATCAATACGAATGTAAGCAATGTGTTTTCACATATCTGCAGCATTCACAAATGAACACTGTTCTGTTTGGGTTAAATAAATATCCCTGCGTAGCAAATGAATAACCAAGtcgtaaaagaaataaaacatcgCTTCAACAACAAAGTCTCATGTGGTGTTCATTAAAGAGGATTGAACTCTTTCCTCTGGGCGAGCGAGCAGTCTTTCAACCAGAAgattgtgggttcgattcccagtgctgctagtctacatgccaatttTACCTTAGGCAAGAAaattaaccccacgttgctcctggtGGCTGTGTCTGCAGcatgtgagtgggtatgaaacatgtgctgcacatagagaAAGTGTATGTGAAGCAGTGGTTatcaaaactagaaaagtgTTAGATAAATACAGACCGTACTGAGCTGGACAGAAGAACTGTCACAGacagactttattgatcccaaaacTGGGACATTTTTATgccaattttaaaaaatatcattCACACATTAGTAAGaggttttgaaaacaaatgtttctccGATGCATTGTGATGCAGACAGACcaatgcatacatacatacatacagtaggGGCGACAGTAGCTTATTGGTAGCTCAGTGTGTCCTCTACCATAGTCCTGCCAGGCACACAGTAGGTCTGGTCCCGATGGATGACCTGCTCCACAGCTTCTCTTAGCCTGGCAGCCAAAGCCTTGGACAGAATTTTGTAATCATTACAGAGTAAAGACAGAGGGCGCCAGAGTTTGGTATCTTGCAGGTTACCTTTTTTGACAGCCCTGTGGCAGGACAGTGACAGAGAACCAAACAAACAGAGGCCAAACTTTTATCAGAATAATCTCAAAAATCAAGTGCTAAGATATCCAAGAAAACTTTGTAAAACTCCACATCGATGCCAGGCACCGCCCCTGCATACTCTGCTGAGTGGTGTGTTGCTCCAGCATGTGCAATGGCCTGTCGAGTTTTGCATTGGTCTCCTCAGAGACCTGAGGTAGTTCACCACAGAACCCCTCAAACAGTGCCTCGAAAGGGAGGAATAAAAATCCACAGCTCGCCTTCTGATTCGGCCAGGCTCAGTGAATTCTTGCCCTGTATCTAAAAGCAGAGAATGGATTACTTTTTTCTGCCCATGCTTTTACTCCAGgctgaagaaaaagacagagggagcagCCATCGCTGTGATGTTCTGGACCTGGGACCAGACCAGTGCACCTTGTACTTGCAGGTGTCTAGCAGGTTGGCCAAAGCTAAATGTTTGGATTTGAGGACTTCAATATATCCTTCATTTCCTGTGGAATCACTCAATGTTTCCACAATATTGCCAAGTCTTTGATAGATTGACAGGTGTCTCGTGTCACATTGAATGTATGCTGTTGACACAAGTGTTCGATTTCAGTTTTGCCATGTGTAAGACATGTAAAATCACATTCTATCTGTCTAAAAGcagtccaaaaataaataagagccTCTCTAAAAGCTTTATCAAGTGTTAAATCTGAGTGTAAATGCCAGTATGTACTTTTAGGTGAAAAATtcttaataaaaacatgacataaaaccaaatAACGATCAGTAAAACCAGCTGACATAATTGTACAAgacttaaaaacattaaaaaggtgtttaaaacaataaaacaaatgtcaagTCTGGCTAAGGAGATCCTATTCTCTCTCAGATGGGGCCATGTAAACTGTCTGGACTCTGTGTGCATCCTTCTCCACACATCCACATGCCCCTGAGAATAGACCAGCTGTTTCAGAGTGAGTTGGGAGGCTGGATGAGGATCACCTAAGATAAAAAAATCCTCCGAGCTACAGCAATTCTGTCTGTCgtaaactgttttaaaaagcacattcaaATTCTCAGTGTGCTTTGGCTAAAAGACACCTCCCCTCTCTATAACATGCTCGACCTCCAGGAGTGAAAGTTCTGGAAAACAGGAAGACCACTCCACAATTGAGTGTGGTGTTGTGACTTAAGACCAGCTGGCCTTGACGT
It contains:
- the LOC122785480 gene encoding tubulin beta chain-like isoform X2; translated protein: MREIVHLQAGQCGKYVPRAVLFDLEPGTMDSVRSGPFGQIFRPDSFVFGQTGAGNNWARGHYTEGAELVDSVLDVVRKESENCDCLQGFQLTHSLGGGTGSGMGTLLISKIREEYPDRIMNTFSVVPSPKVSDTVVEPYNATLSVHQLVENTDETFCIDNEALYDICFRTLKLTTPCYSDLNHLVSSTMSGVTTCLRFPGQLNADLRKLAVNMVPFPRLHFFMPGFAPLTSRGSQQYRALTVPELTQQMFDAKNMMAACDPRHGRYLTVAAIFRGRLSMKEVDEQMLNVQNKNSSYFVEWIPNNVKTAVCDIPPRGLKMSATFIGNSTAIQELFRRISEQFTAMFRRKAFLHWYTGEGMDEMEFTEAESNMNDLISEYQQYQDATAEEEGEFDEEGEEEMD
- the LOC122785480 gene encoding tubulin beta-4B chain-like isoform X3, which produces MREIVHLQAGQCGNQIGAKFWEVISDEHGIDPSGTYHGDNDLQLERINVYFNEAAGGKYVPRAVLFDLEPGTMDSVRSGPFGQIFRPDSFVFGQTGAGNNWARGHYTEGAELVDSVLDVVRKESENCDCLQGFQLTHSLGGGTGSGMGTLLISKIREEYPDRIMNTFSVVPSPKVSDTVVEPYNATLSVHQLVENTDETFCIDNEALYDICFRTLKLTTPCYSDLNHLVSSTMSGVTTCLRFPGQLNADLRKLAVNMVPFPRLHFFMPGFAPLTSRGSQQYRALTVPELTQQMFDAKNMMAACDPRHGRYLTVAAIFRGRLSMKEVDEQMLNVQNKNSSYFVEWIPNNVKTAVCDIPPRGLKMSATFIGNSTAIQELFRRISEQFTAMFRRKAFLHWYTGEGMDEMEFTEAESNMNDLISEYQQYQDATAEEEGEFDEEGEEEMD
- the LOC122785480 gene encoding tubulin beta chain-like isoform X1, with translation MREIVHLQAGQCGNQIGAKFWEVISDEHGIDPSGTYHGDNDLQLERINVYFNEAADSFVFGQTGAGNNWARGHYTEGAELVDSVLDVVRKESENCDCLQGFQLTHSLGGGTGSGMGTLLISKIREEYPDRIMNTFSVVPSPKVSDTVVEPYNATLSVHQLVENTDETFCIDNEALYDICFRTLKLTTPCYSDLNHLVSSTMSGVTTCLRFPGQLNADLRKLAVNMVPFPRLHFFMPGFAPLTSRGSQQYRALTVPELTQQMFDAKNMMAACDPRHGRYLTVAAIFRGRLSMKEVDEQMLNVQNKNSSYFVEWIPNNVKTAVCDIPPRGLKMSATFIGNSTAIQELFRRISEQFTAMFRRKAFLHWYTGEGMDEMEFTEAESNMNDLISEYQQYQDATAEEEGEFDEEGEEEMD